In Sphingomonas profundi, the sequence CCCAGCCGCCGTTGCCGCGCCCGTCGCCGCTGCCGCCCGCGCCCTCGCCCAAGCCCGGTCGGTCGGCCGCGCCGGAGGATGGCGCCGTGCCGGTCGCGGGCTTCGCGGCGGCGATCACCGGCGGCACCACGGGCAGCGGGATGACGGGCGGCGGCGCCACCACGGCGCTCGCCTTGTTGCGCAGATTGGCCGGCGCCGCCTTGCCGCTGGGCTTGCCCGACTTGGGTTGGCGCGGCTGGGGCCGGCGCGGTTCGGGCGGCGGCGGCCGTGGCGTGGAGAGGGTGACGAGGGTGAGCGCCTCCTCCACCGGCGCGCGCACGTCCATCCGCAGGCCGGCGATCAGCGCGTAGCCGATCAGCGCGATGACGAGCGCGGTGCCGGATGCACCCGCCAGCCTCTCCTGCACACGTCCGTCCATCGTCCCGCCGTCCGGCCTCCCATGCGCAGAACGCACGGGTCGCCGAACGGTGCGATGCCGCGGGCGGACGGCCCGGCGGGCGCGATCAGCCGAGCTTG encodes:
- a CDS encoding energy transducer TonB is translated as MDGRVQERLAGASGTALVIALIGYALIAGLRMDVRAPVEEALTLVTLSTPRPPPPEPRRPQPRQPKSGKPSGKAAPANLRNKASAVVAPPPVIPLPVVPPVIAAAKPATGTAPSSGAADRPGLGEGAGGSGDGRGNGGWGDGEGDGGGDTPPRQVRGRLKFSDMPPAMREAGVAGTVSVRYSVEVTGRVDNCIVERSSGTRALDDLTCRLIEQRFFYRPSRDETGRPVRSVIEENHSWIVDRDDDRD